The Maylandia zebra isolate NMK-2024a linkage group LG4, Mzebra_GT3a, whole genome shotgun sequence genome includes a window with the following:
- the si:ch211-198m17.1 gene encoding protein HEG homolog 1 isoform X3, which translates to MFLICLFAVFLFGTAAKGETTESNPSSALTDGGLTTASEVTRATESTTREFTTVHTTLTNAETINLSTQSMITTNTTVTENGTVTTGSPAPSPSPPTTDASMSTARPGTSNPTSDSETANTTTVPVPATNQTMSTMTNHTAVTATTTLSTEASGITTAIPTTVSNITTTTLQPTQITTSNQTTPAPPTTTQSPVIVCPAVPCPLESVCLNGTCQCLTGTYLLNGHCVPAHVFPGRLHLTTLTFQNEMFNRSSKIFQMTAAEISATLSDILKKQPGYIRSDVVQLEPGSVQATVNNVFSDTTENQTTVNNAINEAIKTSTGLLGQATYTSINLCELSPLPCEVSTTVCTNTNGQAACACKDGYISNVYSNTSCKACPSGQRPVGEVCEACPFGYAGFNCNDSALLAVVIISCVLGGILLILILALLIYCCWRLCSNRKQDISSSPYSTEDLNQPWPTGIMPIPRANSKWDGAPPIEMTEGGSSNVLVDKRHQSNGMGFQRKQKGWKKTGSYDLNPEEMMTFKGKNTSRYSYLVQGHENPYFLPGDEKKN; encoded by the exons GAGAAACAACTGAATCAAATCCAAGCAGTGCCCTCACAGACGGCGGCTTGACAACTGCTTCAGAAGTGACTAGAGCAACAGAAAGTACTACTCGAGAATTCACAACTGTGCACACAACTCTGACCAATGCAGAGACAATTAATCTGAGCACTCAGTCCATGATCACTACTAATACTACGGTTACTGAGAACGGTACTGTGACCACTGGCAGCCCAGCTCCCTCTCCATCACCTCCAACCACTGACGCAAGCATGTCGACTGCAAGGCCAGGGACGAGCAATCCTACCAGCGATAGCGAGACTGCAAATACAACCACGGTTCCTGTTCCAGCCACGAATCAAACAATGAGCACAA TGACAAATCACACTGCAGTAACTGCAACTACAACTCTTTCAACTGAAGCTAGTGGCATTACAACTGCCATTCCAACCACCGTCTCTAACATCACAACCACCACCCTGCAACCAACACAGATCACTACCAGCAACCAAACCACTCCAGCTCCACCCACCACTACGCAGAGTCCAGTCATAG TGTGTCCAGCTGTCCCATGTCCACTTGAAAGCGTCTGTCTTAATGGCACTTGCCAGTGTCTCACTGGTACCTACCTGCTGAATGGACATTGTGTacctg CCCATGTGTTCCCAGGGAGGCTTCATCTTACCACCTTAACATTTCAAAATGAAATGTTCAACAGGTCTTCAAAGATATTCCAGATGACGGCTGCTGAAATTTCAGCAACA CTTAGCGATATCCTCAAGAAACAGCCAGGGTATATCCGGTCTGATGTTGTGCAACTTGA ACCAGGTAGCGTGCAAGCAACTGTAAATAATGTGTTTAGTGACACCACTGAAAATCAAACTACCGTTAATAACGCCATAAATGAAGCTATAAAAACTTCCACTGGACTTCTGGGTCAAGCTACATATACAA GTATAAACCTGTGTGAGCTGAGCCCATTACCTTGTGAAGTCTCCACTACAGTATGCACAAATACAAATGGCCAGGCTGCTTGTGCCTGTAAAGATGGCTACATCTCCAATGTGTACTCAAACACTAGTTGCAAAG cgtgtCCAAGCGGACAGAGGCCAGTGGGAGAAGTGTGTGAAGC ATGTCCCTTTGGGTATGCTGGATTCAACTGCAATGACT CGGCCCTGCTGGCAGTGGTGATCATTTCCTGCGTACTAGGAGGAATTCTACTCATTCTTATCCTGGCTTTGCTCATATACTGCTGCTG GAGGCTGTGCTCAAATAGAAAGCAAGACATTAGCAGCAGCCCTTACTCAACAGAAGACTTAAACCAGCCCTGGCCTACTGGCATCATGCCCATCCCCCGTGCCAACAGTAAATGGGATGGAGCTCCTCCTATAGAGATGACAGAAGGGGGCAGCAGTAATGTCCTGGTGGACAAAAGGCATCAAAGCAACGGAATG GGGTTTCAGCGGAAGCAGAAAGGATGGAAAAAG ACGGGATCGTACGATCTCAACCCAGAAGAAATGATGACCTTCAAAGGTAAAAATACATCTCGTTACTCGTATCTGGTTCAAGGCCATGAAAATCCTTACTTCTTACCTGGAGACgagaagaaaaactga
- the si:ch211-198m17.1 gene encoding uncharacterized protein si:ch211-198m17.1 isoform X2, with the protein MFLICLFAVFLFGTAAKGETTESNPSSALTDGGLTTASEVTRATESTTREFTTVHTTLTNAETINLSTQSMITTNTTVTENGTVTTGSPAPSPSPPTTDASMSTARPGTSNPTSDSETANTTTVPVPATNQTMSTSTLIPHTTTNISLSTPHSTNGTTGSTSITQTNNDTTSSTAVTDTGNGTMMTYSTTYTTRSTPYTNNDTSASTTVTNSTSHTIASTPVTQTSNDTTVSTPMTNTSNDTTTVMPVTNSTTHTIASTPVTQTNNDTTVSTPITNTSNDTTTVTPITNSTTHTIASTPVTQTNNDTTVSTPMTNTSNDTTTVMPITNSTTHTIASTPVTQTNNTTASTPITNTSNNTSTSAPVTNSTSHTIASTPVTQTNNDTTVSTPMTNTSNDTTTVMPVTNTTINITASTPVTQTNNDTTASTPFTHTSNSTAMVTSPTSNHSTNITPVTPTSNNTTFITATTPLSNITTSTTEETSNSTAITTTLTPVSSTAVLTPTTQPNTTNTSPETAASTTAPLSSTAAINTTLTAGTSPSSPTTISNSSSFPPSTSPGNSTVPPSGNATTLSPSTASSGVTNHTAVTATTTLSTEASGITTAIPTTVSNITTTTLQPTQITTSNQTTPAPPTTTQSPVIVCPAVPCPLESVCLNGTCQCLTGTYLLNGHCVPAHVFPGRLHLTTLTFQNEMFNRSSKIFQMTAAEISATLSDILKKQPGYIRSDVVQLEPGSVQATVNNVFSDTTENQTTVNNAINEAIKTSTGLLGQATYTSINLCELSPLPCEVSTTVCTNTNGQAACACKDGYISNVYSNTSCKACPSGQRPVGEVCEACPFGYAGFNCNDSALLAVVIISCVLGGILLILILALLIYCCWRLCSNRKQDISSSPYSTEDLNQPWPTGIMPIPRANSKWDGAPPIEMTEGGSSNVLVDKRHQSNGMTGSYDLNPEEMMTFKGKNTSRYSYLVQGHENPYFLPGDEKKN; encoded by the exons GAGAAACAACTGAATCAAATCCAAGCAGTGCCCTCACAGACGGCGGCTTGACAACTGCTTCAGAAGTGACTAGAGCAACAGAAAGTACTACTCGAGAATTCACAACTGTGCACACAACTCTGACCAATGCAGAGACAATTAATCTGAGCACTCAGTCCATGATCACTACTAATACTACGGTTACTGAGAACGGTACTGTGACCACTGGCAGCCCAGCTCCCTCTCCATCACCTCCAACCACTGACGCAAGCATGTCGACTGCAAGGCCAGGGACGAGCAATCCTACCAGCGATAGCGAGACTGCAAATACAACCACGGTTCCTGTTCCAGCCACGAATCAAACAATGAGCACAAGTACATTGATCCCACACACAACTACCAACATATCTCTAAGTACACCACACTCCACCAATGGCACAACTGGAAGTACATCAATCACACAGACTAACAATGACACCACTAGTAGCACAGCAGTTACAGACACTGGGAACGGCACAATGATGACATATTCAACCACCTACACAACTCGTAGTACACCGTACACCAACAATGACACATCTGCGAGCACAACAGTGACAAACTCAACCTCTCACACAATTGCAAGTACGCCTGTGACCCAGACTAGCAATGACACCACTGTTAGCACACCAATGACCAACACCAGCAATGACACAACTACAGTTATGCCAGTCACAAACTCAACTACCCACACAATTGCAAGTACACCAGTCACCCAGACTAACAATGACACCACTGTTAGCACACCAATTACAAACACCAGCAATGACACAACTACAGTTACGCCAATCACAAACTCAACTACCCACACAATTGCAAGTACACCAGTCACCCAGACTAACAATGACACCACTGTTAGCACACCAATGACCAACACCAGCAATGACACAACTACAGTTATGCCAATCACAAACTCAACTACCCACACAATTGCAAGTACACCAGTCACCCAGACTAACAACACCACTGCCAGTACACCAATTACAAACACCAGCAATAACACATCTACAAGTGCACCAGTGACAAACTCAACCTCTCACACAATTGCAAGTACACCTGTGACCCAGACTAACAATGACACCACTGTTAGCACACCAATGACCAACACCAGTAATGACACAACTACAGTTATGCCAGTCACAAACACAACCATCAACATAACTGCAAGTACACCAGTCACCCAGACTAACAACGACACCACTGCCAGTACACCATTTACACACACAAGCAACAGCACGGCTATGGTTACATCTCCCACAAGCAACCATTCAACTAACATTACTCCAGTCACACCCACAAGCAACAACACAACTTTTATTACAGCAACTACACCACTAAGCAACATCACAACTTCAACTACTGAAGAAACCAGCAACAGCACAGCAATTACAACAACACTCACCCCAGTAAGCTCTACAGCTGTGTTAACTCCAACTACTCAACCAAACACTACTAACACCTCTCCTGAGACTGCTGCATCTACTACCGCACCCTTGTCCTCAACTGCTGCCATAAACACAACACTCACAGCTGGAACCTCACCCTCTTCACCCACCACCATCTCCAACTCCAGCTCTTTCCCTCCAAGCACCTCCCCAGGCAATAGCACCGTACCCCCCAGTGGAAATGCCACCACCCTTAGTCCCTCAACAGCAAGCTCAGGAG TGACAAATCACACTGCAGTAACTGCAACTACAACTCTTTCAACTGAAGCTAGTGGCATTACAACTGCCATTCCAACCACCGTCTCTAACATCACAACCACCACCCTGCAACCAACACAGATCACTACCAGCAACCAAACCACTCCAGCTCCACCCACCACTACGCAGAGTCCAGTCATAG TGTGTCCAGCTGTCCCATGTCCACTTGAAAGCGTCTGTCTTAATGGCACTTGCCAGTGTCTCACTGGTACCTACCTGCTGAATGGACATTGTGTacctg CCCATGTGTTCCCAGGGAGGCTTCATCTTACCACCTTAACATTTCAAAATGAAATGTTCAACAGGTCTTCAAAGATATTCCAGATGACGGCTGCTGAAATTTCAGCAACA CTTAGCGATATCCTCAAGAAACAGCCAGGGTATATCCGGTCTGATGTTGTGCAACTTGA ACCAGGTAGCGTGCAAGCAACTGTAAATAATGTGTTTAGTGACACCACTGAAAATCAAACTACCGTTAATAACGCCATAAATGAAGCTATAAAAACTTCCACTGGACTTCTGGGTCAAGCTACATATACAA GTATAAACCTGTGTGAGCTGAGCCCATTACCTTGTGAAGTCTCCACTACAGTATGCACAAATACAAATGGCCAGGCTGCTTGTGCCTGTAAAGATGGCTACATCTCCAATGTGTACTCAAACACTAGTTGCAAAG cgtgtCCAAGCGGACAGAGGCCAGTGGGAGAAGTGTGTGAAGC ATGTCCCTTTGGGTATGCTGGATTCAACTGCAATGACT CGGCCCTGCTGGCAGTGGTGATCATTTCCTGCGTACTAGGAGGAATTCTACTCATTCTTATCCTGGCTTTGCTCATATACTGCTGCTG GAGGCTGTGCTCAAATAGAAAGCAAGACATTAGCAGCAGCCCTTACTCAACAGAAGACTTAAACCAGCCCTGGCCTACTGGCATCATGCCCATCCCCCGTGCCAACAGTAAATGGGATGGAGCTCCTCCTATAGAGATGACAGAAGGGGGCAGCAGTAATGTCCTGGTGGACAAAAGGCATCAAAGCAACGGAATG ACGGGATCGTACGATCTCAACCCAGAAGAAATGATGACCTTCAAAGGTAAAAATACATCTCGTTACTCGTATCTGGTTCAAGGCCATGAAAATCCTTACTTCTTACCTGGAGACgagaagaaaaactga
- the si:ch211-198m17.1 gene encoding uncharacterized protein si:ch211-198m17.1 isoform X1 has product MFLICLFAVFLFGTAAKGETTESNPSSALTDGGLTTASEVTRATESTTREFTTVHTTLTNAETINLSTQSMITTNTTVTENGTVTTGSPAPSPSPPTTDASMSTARPGTSNPTSDSETANTTTVPVPATNQTMSTSTLIPHTTTNISLSTPHSTNGTTGSTSITQTNNDTTSSTAVTDTGNGTMMTYSTTYTTRSTPYTNNDTSASTTVTNSTSHTIASTPVTQTSNDTTVSTPMTNTSNDTTTVMPVTNSTTHTIASTPVTQTNNDTTVSTPITNTSNDTTTVTPITNSTTHTIASTPVTQTNNDTTVSTPMTNTSNDTTTVMPITNSTTHTIASTPVTQTNNTTASTPITNTSNNTSTSAPVTNSTSHTIASTPVTQTNNDTTVSTPMTNTSNDTTTVMPVTNTTINITASTPVTQTNNDTTASTPFTHTSNSTAMVTSPTSNHSTNITPVTPTSNNTTFITATTPLSNITTSTTEETSNSTAITTTLTPVSSTAVLTPTTQPNTTNTSPETAASTTAPLSSTAAINTTLTAGTSPSSPTTISNSSSFPPSTSPGNSTVPPSGNATTLSPSTASSGVTNHTAVTATTTLSTEASGITTAIPTTVSNITTTTLQPTQITTSNQTTPAPPTTTQSPVIVCPAVPCPLESVCLNGTCQCLTGTYLLNGHCVPAHVFPGRLHLTTLTFQNEMFNRSSKIFQMTAAEISATLSDILKKQPGYIRSDVVQLEPGSVQATVNNVFSDTTENQTTVNNAINEAIKTSTGLLGQATYTSINLCELSPLPCEVSTTVCTNTNGQAACACKDGYISNVYSNTSCKACPSGQRPVGEVCEACPFGYAGFNCNDSALLAVVIISCVLGGILLILILALLIYCCWRLCSNRKQDISSSPYSTEDLNQPWPTGIMPIPRANSKWDGAPPIEMTEGGSSNVLVDKRHQSNGMGFQRKQKGWKKTGSYDLNPEEMMTFKGKNTSRYSYLVQGHENPYFLPGDEKKN; this is encoded by the exons GAGAAACAACTGAATCAAATCCAAGCAGTGCCCTCACAGACGGCGGCTTGACAACTGCTTCAGAAGTGACTAGAGCAACAGAAAGTACTACTCGAGAATTCACAACTGTGCACACAACTCTGACCAATGCAGAGACAATTAATCTGAGCACTCAGTCCATGATCACTACTAATACTACGGTTACTGAGAACGGTACTGTGACCACTGGCAGCCCAGCTCCCTCTCCATCACCTCCAACCACTGACGCAAGCATGTCGACTGCAAGGCCAGGGACGAGCAATCCTACCAGCGATAGCGAGACTGCAAATACAACCACGGTTCCTGTTCCAGCCACGAATCAAACAATGAGCACAAGTACATTGATCCCACACACAACTACCAACATATCTCTAAGTACACCACACTCCACCAATGGCACAACTGGAAGTACATCAATCACACAGACTAACAATGACACCACTAGTAGCACAGCAGTTACAGACACTGGGAACGGCACAATGATGACATATTCAACCACCTACACAACTCGTAGTACACCGTACACCAACAATGACACATCTGCGAGCACAACAGTGACAAACTCAACCTCTCACACAATTGCAAGTACGCCTGTGACCCAGACTAGCAATGACACCACTGTTAGCACACCAATGACCAACACCAGCAATGACACAACTACAGTTATGCCAGTCACAAACTCAACTACCCACACAATTGCAAGTACACCAGTCACCCAGACTAACAATGACACCACTGTTAGCACACCAATTACAAACACCAGCAATGACACAACTACAGTTACGCCAATCACAAACTCAACTACCCACACAATTGCAAGTACACCAGTCACCCAGACTAACAATGACACCACTGTTAGCACACCAATGACCAACACCAGCAATGACACAACTACAGTTATGCCAATCACAAACTCAACTACCCACACAATTGCAAGTACACCAGTCACCCAGACTAACAACACCACTGCCAGTACACCAATTACAAACACCAGCAATAACACATCTACAAGTGCACCAGTGACAAACTCAACCTCTCACACAATTGCAAGTACACCTGTGACCCAGACTAACAATGACACCACTGTTAGCACACCAATGACCAACACCAGTAATGACACAACTACAGTTATGCCAGTCACAAACACAACCATCAACATAACTGCAAGTACACCAGTCACCCAGACTAACAACGACACCACTGCCAGTACACCATTTACACACACAAGCAACAGCACGGCTATGGTTACATCTCCCACAAGCAACCATTCAACTAACATTACTCCAGTCACACCCACAAGCAACAACACAACTTTTATTACAGCAACTACACCACTAAGCAACATCACAACTTCAACTACTGAAGAAACCAGCAACAGCACAGCAATTACAACAACACTCACCCCAGTAAGCTCTACAGCTGTGTTAACTCCAACTACTCAACCAAACACTACTAACACCTCTCCTGAGACTGCTGCATCTACTACCGCACCCTTGTCCTCAACTGCTGCCATAAACACAACACTCACAGCTGGAACCTCACCCTCTTCACCCACCACCATCTCCAACTCCAGCTCTTTCCCTCCAAGCACCTCCCCAGGCAATAGCACCGTACCCCCCAGTGGAAATGCCACCACCCTTAGTCCCTCAACAGCAAGCTCAGGAG TGACAAATCACACTGCAGTAACTGCAACTACAACTCTTTCAACTGAAGCTAGTGGCATTACAACTGCCATTCCAACCACCGTCTCTAACATCACAACCACCACCCTGCAACCAACACAGATCACTACCAGCAACCAAACCACTCCAGCTCCACCCACCACTACGCAGAGTCCAGTCATAG TGTGTCCAGCTGTCCCATGTCCACTTGAAAGCGTCTGTCTTAATGGCACTTGCCAGTGTCTCACTGGTACCTACCTGCTGAATGGACATTGTGTacctg CCCATGTGTTCCCAGGGAGGCTTCATCTTACCACCTTAACATTTCAAAATGAAATGTTCAACAGGTCTTCAAAGATATTCCAGATGACGGCTGCTGAAATTTCAGCAACA CTTAGCGATATCCTCAAGAAACAGCCAGGGTATATCCGGTCTGATGTTGTGCAACTTGA ACCAGGTAGCGTGCAAGCAACTGTAAATAATGTGTTTAGTGACACCACTGAAAATCAAACTACCGTTAATAACGCCATAAATGAAGCTATAAAAACTTCCACTGGACTTCTGGGTCAAGCTACATATACAA GTATAAACCTGTGTGAGCTGAGCCCATTACCTTGTGAAGTCTCCACTACAGTATGCACAAATACAAATGGCCAGGCTGCTTGTGCCTGTAAAGATGGCTACATCTCCAATGTGTACTCAAACACTAGTTGCAAAG cgtgtCCAAGCGGACAGAGGCCAGTGGGAGAAGTGTGTGAAGC ATGTCCCTTTGGGTATGCTGGATTCAACTGCAATGACT CGGCCCTGCTGGCAGTGGTGATCATTTCCTGCGTACTAGGAGGAATTCTACTCATTCTTATCCTGGCTTTGCTCATATACTGCTGCTG GAGGCTGTGCTCAAATAGAAAGCAAGACATTAGCAGCAGCCCTTACTCAACAGAAGACTTAAACCAGCCCTGGCCTACTGGCATCATGCCCATCCCCCGTGCCAACAGTAAATGGGATGGAGCTCCTCCTATAGAGATGACAGAAGGGGGCAGCAGTAATGTCCTGGTGGACAAAAGGCATCAAAGCAACGGAATG GGGTTTCAGCGGAAGCAGAAAGGATGGAAAAAG ACGGGATCGTACGATCTCAACCCAGAAGAAATGATGACCTTCAAAGGTAAAAATACATCTCGTTACTCGTATCTGGTTCAAGGCCATGAAAATCCTTACTTCTTACCTGGAGACgagaagaaaaactga